A portion of the Parasedimentitalea marina genome contains these proteins:
- a CDS encoding TRAP transporter small permease subunit, which translates to MILSSFRGPVAGLSRLGNGVAIGANVIGTLVVLGLVAIVNFDVVARGMFNAPFLGAVEVVQFSMVLIVFLQLPDVVRVNRLMRSDGFLVLIGGRYPRVASVMRRVIDAVSSVFMVLIAIAIWPEFTEMWETKDYFGVPGVFTAPWWPIKLVIFLSASLCTVIFLLKVLALTDKPDNVSVPEHKDAQ; encoded by the coding sequence TTGATACTATCATCCTTTAGGGGGCCGGTTGCGGGCCTTTCCAGATTGGGCAACGGGGTTGCCATTGGCGCAAATGTCATTGGTACCCTGGTTGTTCTGGGCCTTGTGGCCATTGTGAACTTCGACGTGGTGGCTCGGGGGATGTTCAACGCTCCGTTTCTGGGCGCCGTCGAGGTGGTGCAATTTTCGATGGTGCTGATTGTGTTTTTGCAATTGCCCGACGTCGTGCGGGTCAATCGTTTGATGCGATCTGACGGATTTCTGGTGCTGATCGGCGGCCGGTACCCACGGGTGGCCAGTGTCATGCGCCGGGTGATCGACGCAGTTTCAAGCGTGTTCATGGTTTTGATCGCGATAGCGATCTGGCCCGAATTCACCGAAATGTGGGAAACCAAGGACTATTTTGGCGTTCCGGGCGTCTTTACCGCACCCTGGTGGCCAATCAAGCTGGTCATTTTTCTAAGCGCCAGCCTATGCACAGTAATCTTCCTGCTCAAGGTCTTGGCCCTGACTGATAAGCCCGACAATGTGTCTGTGCCTGAACATAAGGACGCTCAATGA
- a CDS encoding C4-dicarboxylate TRAP transporter substrate-binding protein: protein MGVLPRGLAFGALMAGLTAVPGFATETIKAVVIDGYPARALWVKEFSNFFIPEVDKILATTGNYQMDWQESYGGAIVKPKGVLEGVKLGLGDIGIVTTIFHSSKLPSQSISAVTPFIAPNSAAVARAVDEIAKEFPTMQKEFEKQNQVYLATGVVLDTYQVFSTTPIASPNDMMGAKVAGAGMNLRYLEGIENAAGVRGGLTDFYNMLQTGLVEKAILWPEAAKTFKIAEVAPYMLSVDLGAVNTKTVTVNADYWAKLPEEVQIALRDVAVMYRDHVAGLTMDRASASREAYVAAGGTIVEASQADREAWAAAMPNIAAEWAETLNAKGEPGTDMLQAYIGKLEAAGYTGVRDWAAE, encoded by the coding sequence ATGGGAGTACTACCAAGAGGACTGGCGTTTGGTGCGTTGATGGCAGGGCTGACAGCCGTGCCGGGGTTTGCCACTGAAACGATCAAGGCGGTCGTGATTGATGGCTATCCGGCGCGTGCGCTATGGGTAAAGGAGTTCTCTAACTTCTTCATTCCCGAAGTTGATAAAATATTGGCGACAACCGGCAACTACCAGATGGACTGGCAGGAAAGCTATGGCGGGGCCATCGTCAAGCCAAAGGGCGTCCTTGAAGGTGTCAAACTGGGTCTGGGTGATATCGGCATCGTCACGACAATTTTCCATTCATCCAAACTGCCTAGCCAGTCGATTTCGGCTGTGACGCCCTTTATCGCTCCGAACTCGGCCGCTGTGGCCAGGGCGGTTGATGAAATCGCCAAAGAATTCCCGACGATGCAGAAGGAATTTGAAAAGCAGAACCAAGTCTATCTTGCAACGGGCGTTGTGCTTGATACCTATCAGGTGTTTTCGACCACGCCGATCGCTTCTCCCAATGATATGATGGGGGCAAAGGTGGCCGGAGCCGGCATGAACCTGCGCTATCTTGAAGGGATCGAGAATGCCGCCGGTGTGCGCGGTGGTCTGACTGATTTCTACAATATGCTGCAGACCGGCCTGGTCGAGAAGGCGATATTGTGGCCAGAAGCCGCCAAGACTTTTAAGATCGCCGAAGTTGCACCTTATATGCTGAGTGTTGACCTTGGCGCAGTGAACACCAAGACGGTCACAGTGAATGCCGATTACTGGGCTAAGTTACCAGAAGAAGTGCAGATCGCGCTACGGGATGTTGCGGTCATGTACCGTGACCATGTGGCCGGTCTGACCATGGATCGTGCCTCTGCCAGCCGAGAGGCCTATGTGGCCGCAGGCGGGACCATCGTTGAGGCAAGTCAGGCTGACCGCGAGGCATGGGCCGCAGCCATGCCAAACATCGCTGCCGAATGGGCCGAGACACTGAATGCCAAGGGTGAGCCGGGCACCGACATGTTGCAGGCTTATATCGGGAAGCTGGAAGCCGCTGGATACACTGGTGTGCGCGACTGGGCAGCCGAGTAA
- a CDS encoding malonic semialdehyde reductase: MSALTGEALTVARTRAQETVRALRAQKPVLDDASIDLILRNARSHYAWSDRAVSRDLLDVIYDITANGPTSMNCCPSRFVFVTSQAGKERLAKSLKEKNIEKMMAAPVTAIIAYDLEFWRDLPFLFPHEDRRPHFEGKPAHSEVTAFRNGTLQGAYFMVAARAVGLDVGALSGFSNEAVDQEFFAGTTLRSNFLCNLGYANENALFQKLPRFAFDQVCSFA; this comes from the coding sequence ATGAGTGCTTTGACCGGTGAAGCCCTTACTGTTGCACGTACCAGGGCGCAGGAGACCGTGCGCGCGCTTCGCGCGCAAAAACCGGTGCTGGATGATGCATCGATCGACTTGATACTACGAAATGCCCGCTCTCATTATGCGTGGAGCGACAGGGCCGTTTCGCGGGACCTTCTGGACGTGATCTATGACATCACGGCAAACGGGCCGACCAGCATGAATTGCTGCCCGTCGCGGTTTGTTTTCGTCACGTCGCAGGCTGGCAAGGAACGACTGGCCAAGTCGCTGAAAGAAAAGAATATCGAAAAGATGATGGCGGCCCCGGTCACTGCCATCATTGCTTATGATCTGGAGTTCTGGCGGGATTTGCCGTTTCTGTTCCCGCACGAAGACCGGCGACCGCATTTTGAGGGTAAACCTGCACATTCCGAGGTGACGGCGTTTCGCAATGGCACCCTGCAGGGGGCCTATTTCATGGTTGCAGCGCGGGCTGTTGGGTTAGACGTCGGCGCGCTGTCGGGTTTTTCCAACGAGGCGGTAGATCAGGAGTTCTTTGCTGGAACGACGCTGAGGTCAAACTTTCTCTGCAATCTGGGTTACGCCAATGAAAACGCCCTGTTTCAGAAACTGCCAAGGTTCGCCTTCGATCAAGTCTGTTCATTCGCGTGA
- a CDS encoding YciI family protein translates to MVAWEKYKELSRERGSLAMELFVVVSTPVKSSEDIKMILPEHLTYLAEQEAAGVLALAGPVADYSGADMCGEGLLVYRADTLAAAREIAENDPMHLTKTRKFTVRPWLINEGFLVGS, encoded by the coding sequence ATGGTTGCCTGGGAGAAATACAAAGAACTGTCGCGAGAGCGCGGTTCATTGGCGATGGAATTGTTCGTTGTTGTCAGTACTCCGGTAAAGTCATCTGAAGACATAAAGATGATACTTCCCGAACACTTGACTTACCTTGCGGAACAGGAAGCCGCAGGTGTTCTGGCGCTTGCAGGACCTGTAGCGGATTATTCCGGTGCCGACATGTGCGGTGAAGGCCTTCTTGTATATCGGGCTGATACATTGGCTGCTGCCAGAGAGATTGCTGAAAACGACCCAATGCACCTGACGAAAACACGGAAATTTACGGTGCGGCCCTGGTTGATAAACGAAGGCTTCCTTGTCGGTTCATAA
- a CDS encoding sugar transferase has protein sequence MKDYFENFEPLFVDNTTPLRAPAGQGLYSRTGKRIFDLMLAILLLPLLATVIAALWILVRRDGGPGFFSHSRIGRNGQVFECWKVRTMVVGAEDRLQTYLSSNPVAAAEWARDHKLTNDPRITRIGTFLRKTSLDELPQIWNVLKGEMSFVGPRPIVSAELAKYGVSVGAYLDQKPGITGLWQVSGRNDVSYAERIAMDVDYSMRSSLRFDVELIVRTGVSVLGGTGR, from the coding sequence ATGAAAGATTACTTTGAAAATTTTGAGCCGTTGTTTGTTGACAATACTACCCCATTGCGGGCGCCTGCGGGCCAAGGGCTCTATAGTAGAACCGGTAAACGCATCTTTGACCTGATGCTGGCTATTTTGCTGCTGCCTCTGCTTGCCACTGTCATTGCCGCACTTTGGATCCTGGTTCGGCGAGATGGTGGTCCTGGCTTTTTTAGTCACAGCCGCATCGGTCGGAACGGTCAAGTTTTCGAGTGTTGGAAAGTCCGCACTATGGTCGTGGGCGCTGAAGATAGGCTGCAGACCTACCTGTCCTCTAACCCCGTTGCTGCCGCCGAATGGGCCCGCGACCACAAGCTGACAAATGATCCCCGCATTACCCGGATTGGCACCTTCCTGCGCAAAACTAGCTTGGATGAATTACCGCAAATATGGAATGTGCTGAAAGGTGAGATGAGTTTTGTCGGCCCGCGTCCAATCGTGAGCGCTGAACTGGCCAAATATGGTGTTTCTGTCGGCGCATATCTAGATCAAAAACCGGGGATCACCGGGTTGTGGCAAGTCTCGGGTCGCAATGACGTAAGTTATGCCGAGCGGATAGCGATGGACGTAGACTATTCGATGCGCAGTTCTTTGAGATTCGATGTTGAATTGATTGTACGAACTGGAGTTTCGGTGCTTGGAGGAACCGGGCGGTAA
- a CDS encoding polysaccharide biosynthesis tyrosine autokinase — protein MTNISSNAAPLRQSAGQGGADDIIDLGQLFATLWRGKWIIALITTLAVLAGGYYAFVTAVPLFRSTAVVMLETKQQSIVDLESVVGGLTGDSSEINSEVEVLRSRGLIGKVVDRLDLISDPEFNSVLRPVSLMGSGKSEIKAALGLPDVQIILPPEEQEKRTRDAVITELLEQITVRNVPLSLVFQITAETESPEKSTRIADTLVELYVLNQLEVKFEATEQATSWLTGRVAELQVELEAAGAKVSEFSTSTDLISIEALQAQEIQLKDLRERIGNAETAAMNTAAKEVALSNVTSRQDQALLAGNVQLNRLLPRVAENEQMAQAFDTQFARVLTRAKLDTTRAQQQLLALRNSSQEMEQQIASRGQDLITLQQLTREAEAVRLLYEYFLSRLKETSAQQGIQKADSRILSRAVVPSNAASPKKPLILAMSSILGLMIGMGLVLLREARANAFRTARDLEQHTGYTVLGQIPQIPARSRKKILNYLANKPASAAAEAVRNLRTSVLLSNVDNPAKVIMSTSSVPGEGKTTNSLALAQNLIGLGKSVLLIEGDIRRRTFAQYFDDIPEKGLVSVLSGDQTLEETVFKTPVLGADLLVGDKTASNAADLFASDKFKALIADVRQKYDVIIIDTPPVLVVPDARIIAEIADVVLFSVLWDSTSKHQVDEALRMFQNSNQRITGLVLSQINAKRMKQYGYGGRYGAYAGYGSKYYTN, from the coding sequence ATGACAAACATTTCTTCAAATGCGGCGCCCCTTAGACAGTCTGCGGGCCAAGGAGGCGCAGATGATATAATTGACCTTGGCCAATTGTTCGCCACCCTCTGGCGCGGCAAGTGGATCATTGCATTGATCACAACTTTGGCAGTTCTGGCAGGCGGGTATTATGCCTTTGTGACGGCGGTTCCTTTGTTTAGATCAACTGCCGTGGTGATGCTGGAAACCAAGCAGCAGAGTATTGTTGACCTAGAAAGCGTGGTAGGTGGATTAACCGGTGACTCCTCTGAGATAAATTCAGAAGTCGAAGTCCTGCGCTCACGCGGATTGATCGGTAAAGTCGTGGACCGGTTGGACCTGATTTCTGACCCTGAATTTAATAGTGTTCTGCGTCCGGTCTCGCTGATGGGCAGTGGTAAAAGTGAAATCAAGGCCGCATTGGGACTACCAGACGTCCAGATCATTTTACCGCCTGAAGAACAGGAGAAACGCACGCGGGATGCAGTGATCACTGAATTGCTAGAGCAGATCACTGTACGCAATGTTCCGTTAAGTCTTGTTTTTCAGATCACGGCAGAGACTGAAAGCCCTGAAAAATCCACGCGTATCGCCGATACCCTGGTGGAACTCTATGTCTTAAACCAACTTGAAGTGAAATTCGAAGCCACCGAACAGGCCACCTCCTGGTTAACCGGGCGGGTTGCAGAGCTACAGGTAGAGTTGGAGGCTGCCGGAGCCAAAGTATCGGAGTTCAGCACATCGACAGACCTGATTTCGATAGAAGCCCTGCAAGCGCAGGAGATTCAGTTAAAGGACCTTCGTGAGCGAATTGGCAATGCCGAAACTGCTGCCATGAATACTGCTGCCAAGGAAGTCGCACTATCTAATGTCACCAGCCGCCAGGACCAAGCTCTGCTTGCTGGAAATGTGCAATTAAACCGGTTGCTGCCCAGAGTTGCTGAAAACGAACAGATGGCGCAGGCCTTTGACACTCAATTTGCCAGGGTCTTAACCCGCGCTAAATTGGACACCACTCGGGCCCAGCAACAATTGCTGGCCCTGCGCAATTCGTCCCAGGAAATGGAACAGCAAATTGCCAGTCGCGGTCAGGATCTGATCACCTTGCAACAACTGACTCGCGAGGCAGAGGCGGTGCGGTTGTTGTACGAGTATTTCCTGAGCCGACTAAAAGAAACTTCGGCCCAGCAGGGTATTCAAAAGGCCGACAGCCGAATCCTGTCCAGGGCGGTGGTCCCGTCCAACGCTGCCTCGCCCAAAAAACCATTGATTTTGGCCATGTCAAGTATTCTGGGGTTGATGATCGGTATGGGGCTGGTTTTGCTGCGCGAGGCCCGCGCAAATGCCTTTCGCACCGCCCGAGACCTTGAACAACACACCGGATATACAGTGCTGGGTCAAATCCCACAAATTCCGGCGCGCAGTCGTAAGAAGATACTGAATTATCTCGCGAACAAACCCGCCTCGGCCGCAGCAGAGGCCGTACGAAACTTGCGAACATCGGTGCTGTTGTCCAACGTCGACAATCCAGCCAAAGTGATCATGTCGACATCGTCAGTGCCTGGAGAGGGTAAAACCACTAATTCACTGGCTTTGGCGCAAAATCTGATTGGCCTGGGTAAATCCGTGCTGCTAATTGAAGGAGACATACGGCGGCGTACATTCGCTCAGTATTTCGATGACATCCCCGAAAAAGGCCTCGTGTCAGTTCTATCAGGTGATCAAACGCTAGAAGAAACTGTATTCAAGACTCCGGTGTTAGGTGCAGATCTGCTGGTTGGTGATAAAACGGCATCCAATGCCGCTGATCTGTTTGCATCGGACAAATTCAAAGCCCTGATTGCTGATGTGCGGCAAAAATACGACGTCATCATCATTGACACCCCCCCGGTTTTGGTTGTGCCTGACGCGCGCATTATAGCAGAAATTGCCGATGTGGTTTTGTTCTCCGTCCTTTGGGACAGTACATCAAAACACCAGGTCGACGAAGCCCTACGCATGTTCCAGAACTCCAATCAGCGCATTACCGGACTTGTGCTTAGTCAGATCAACGCCAAACGAATGAAACAATATGGCTACGGCGGTCGCTACGGAGCTTATGCCGGGTACGGATCAAAATATTACACCAACTAG
- a CDS encoding polysaccharide biosynthesis/export family protein encodes MRLLISICCALALAGCSTIYRSPDVVSGVGDATKVRVVPMTAETLIQANRSTYAPKTLPAVFSITAGNGQGVASRGPGALPDAPSSQDAGRHQQLTLKAPPAVDPGPYTIGIGDVVVLSTPATQNTVQELSGLLAAQNSRNGYTVQDDGSVNIPDVGRVRIAGMTVDAAEDLLFQRLVENQFDPTFSLEIAEFKSRRVSIGGAVGNPRIVPITLTPLYLDEALAAAGSVSVSDIDLGSVRIYREGRLYEIPLTDLYARADLQRTRLIAGDSVFVDTDYQLDRAESYFEQQIRLTQTRLSGRSQALDELTAQVQLRRADFVEGRDNFESRLSHGAVDQDYVYLTGEVVSQSRYPLPFEQRASLADALFDSANGVAKETGDVSEVYVLRASSDARELGAVTAWHLDYRSAANLTLATRFELRPNDIIFIAENPVTKWGRTIQQITPSLITTPIVAAAN; translated from the coding sequence TTGCGTTTATTGATTTCGATCTGCTGCGCGCTGGCTTTGGCTGGCTGTTCCACAATTTATCGCAGCCCTGACGTTGTTTCCGGCGTAGGTGATGCAACCAAGGTGCGGGTGGTTCCAATGACTGCCGAAACATTAATACAGGCCAACCGGTCGACATATGCCCCCAAAACATTGCCTGCTGTATTTTCAATCACTGCAGGGAACGGACAGGGCGTCGCTTCGCGCGGTCCTGGCGCATTACCCGACGCTCCCTCCTCTCAGGACGCAGGACGCCATCAACAGCTGACCTTGAAGGCGCCGCCCGCTGTTGATCCCGGTCCCTATACCATCGGTATTGGCGATGTGGTGGTTTTGTCTACACCCGCGACCCAGAACACGGTGCAGGAATTATCTGGCCTGCTCGCCGCGCAAAACAGCCGCAACGGCTACACCGTGCAGGACGATGGATCGGTCAATATTCCCGATGTGGGCCGGGTGCGTATTGCTGGCATGACAGTGGATGCCGCCGAGGACCTTTTGTTCCAGCGACTGGTTGAAAATCAGTTTGATCCAACATTCAGCCTTGAGATCGCTGAGTTCAAATCGCGTCGTGTCTCTATAGGTGGCGCTGTCGGAAATCCAAGGATAGTGCCCATTACTTTGACGCCACTGTACCTGGACGAGGCCCTTGCAGCAGCTGGTTCGGTCTCGGTTTCTGACATCGACCTTGGCTCTGTGCGGATCTACCGTGAAGGACGCCTGTACGAGATTCCACTGACGGACCTTTATGCCCGTGCGGACCTTCAGCGCACCCGTTTGATTGCCGGTGACTCTGTGTTTGTCGATACGGATTACCAGCTTGATCGGGCCGAGAGCTATTTTGAACAGCAAATTCGCCTAACCCAGACCCGATTGTCCGGACGAAGCCAGGCCTTGGATGAGCTCACAGCCCAGGTCCAGTTGCGTCGGGCCGATTTTGTTGAGGGTCGCGATAACTTTGAAAGCCGTTTGAGCCACGGTGCAGTGGATCAGGATTATGTCTATCTAACCGGCGAAGTGGTGTCGCAATCGCGCTATCCGCTGCCGTTTGAGCAACGGGCCTCGCTGGCTGATGCGCTGTTTGATTCCGCAAATGGTGTGGCCAAGGAAACGGGTGATGTGTCCGAGGTTTATGTCTTGCGCGCGTCATCCGATGCACGTGAACTGGGTGCGGTCACCGCCTGGCACCTGGATTACCGCAGTGCCGCCAATTTGACCTTAGCCACCCGGTTTGAGCTGCGCCCAAATGACATCATCTTCATTGCGGAGAACCCGGTCACCAAGTGGGGCCGCACCATCCAGCAAATCACACCGTCGTTGATTACCACTCCGATTGTAGCGGCTGCGAACTAA
- a CDS encoding YjbF family lipoprotein yields MRLLTLTLAAVTLVSCTNTSDDFDQLSGFLRPGQQQPVARSEPLIRANVPRLQVSFPTTERAGVMLLEGTRDGVDTWLSADGGTLIMQRGMLRGSRGFGQGLLSSDISEALEFVFSGQEGTAHRFHTYLNGNDETATRTYICRIENRGPRVTTIGGIVIDARLMAEECQSLDQQFQNLYWVRNSDNLIVQSSQWLGDFIGAVNTRVIPQL; encoded by the coding sequence ATGAGACTTCTAACGCTGACCCTGGCCGCTGTAACGCTGGTGAGTTGCACCAATACAAGCGATGATTTTGACCAACTGTCAGGCTTTCTCAGGCCCGGACAACAGCAACCTGTGGCCCGGTCCGAACCACTGATCCGCGCCAATGTGCCCAGGTTGCAGGTGTCATTCCCCACAACAGAACGCGCCGGGGTAATGCTGCTCGAAGGGACACGTGACGGAGTTGATACTTGGCTGTCAGCAGATGGCGGCACGTTGATCATGCAACGCGGAATGCTGCGAGGCAGCCGTGGGTTTGGCCAGGGTCTGTTGTCGAGTGATATTTCTGAAGCATTAGAGTTTGTGTTTTCCGGGCAGGAAGGAACCGCACATCGGTTCCATACGTATCTGAACGGTAATGACGAGACTGCGACCCGCACCTATATTTGCCGTATCGAGAACCGCGGACCGCGTGTGACAACCATTGGGGGTATTGTAATTGACGCGCGCCTGATGGCTGAAGAGTGTCAGAGCCTGGACCAGCAGTTTCAAAATCTCTATTGGGTCAGAAACTCGGACAATCTAATTGTCCAATCGAGCCAATGGCTGGGAGATTTTATTGGTGCCGTTAACACCCGGGTGATACCACAGTTGTAA